The following proteins come from a genomic window of Deltaproteobacteria bacterium:
- a CDS encoding glycosyltransferase, producing MRLALLAAFRFPAPQGSQRYADEQARALAAAGADVTLFCYGRGDGRDTGALQLVRSAPWLAPAKPSARLDLRKLPSDASLMRALVRAHRERAFDAVLAHNAEAALLALALRPLLRAPVVYVAHTLWEIELSAYLPSARAVARLTRAPGAALDRALASRADATLVLSRAAEAALRPHVRAPLLRVPPGWTRERAPDADEVEDVCRRHELTPGDYAIYTGNLDAYQDLPELDAAVGELAPRKIVVATHDSRRASFRHLTVLRVASPEESRLLVYGARCAVVPRRHVGGFPIKLLQYLEASRAVVARAPLADTLAHGESAWLLGRDAAAGELATAIARVYDDSALAAQLGAGGQRALLKAHDWPALATDTLDLAREAIARGR from the coding sequence ATGCGACTCGCGCTGCTCGCTGCGTTTCGCTTCCCCGCGCCGCAAGGCTCGCAGCGCTATGCGGACGAGCAGGCGCGCGCGCTCGCCGCGGCCGGCGCCGACGTCACGCTGTTTTGTTATGGGCGCGGCGACGGGCGCGACACCGGCGCGCTCCAGCTCGTGCGCAGCGCGCCGTGGCTCGCGCCGGCAAAACCGTCCGCACGGCTCGACTTGCGCAAACTGCCGAGCGACGCGTCGCTGATGCGCGCGCTCGTTCGTGCGCACCGCGAGCGCGCGTTCGATGCCGTGCTCGCGCACAACGCCGAGGCCGCGCTGCTCGCCCTCGCGCTGCGCCCGCTGCTGCGGGCGCCGGTCGTCTACGTCGCGCACACGCTGTGGGAGATCGAGCTCTCGGCGTACCTCCCGAGCGCGCGCGCGGTCGCTCGCCTCACGCGCGCGCCTGGCGCTGCGCTCGATCGGGCGCTCGCGAGTCGCGCCGACGCAACGCTCGTGCTCTCGCGCGCAGCGGAGGCTGCGCTGCGCCCCCACGTGCGCGCGCCCCTGCTGCGGGTTCCGCCGGGCTGGACGCGCGAGCGCGCTCCGGACGCGGATGAAGTCGAGGACGTGTGCCGGCGCCACGAGCTCACGCCGGGGGACTACGCGATCTACACGGGCAACCTCGACGCTTATCAGGATCTGCCCGAGCTCGACGCCGCTGTCGGCGAGCTCGCGCCGCGCAAGATCGTCGTCGCCACGCACGACTCGCGGCGCGCGAGCTTCCGGCATCTCACCGTGCTGCGCGTCGCCTCGCCCGAGGAATCGCGGCTGCTCGTGTACGGCGCACGCTGCGCGGTCGTGCCGCGCCGCCACGTGGGCGGCTTCCCGATCAAGCTGCTGCAATACCTCGAGGCGAGCCGAGCCGTCGTCGCGCGCGCGCCGCTCGCCGACACGCTCGCGCACGGCGAATCGGCGTGGTTGTTGGGCCGGGATGCCGCCGCAGGCGAGCTCGCGACCGCGATCGCGCGCGTCTACGACGACTCCGCGCTCGCGGCGCAGCTCGGAGCGGGTGGTCAGCGCGCGTTGCTGAAGGCGCACGACTGGCCCGCGCTCGCGACCGACACGCTCGATCTCGCGCGCGAGGCGATCGCGCGCGGGCGCTAG
- a CDS encoding glucose 1-dehydrogenase: MAGRLEGKVVVVTGAASGIGAETARVFVANGARVVVADFQEEAGAKVAAQLGERARFIRCDVTKEADVAAAVDLAVSAFGQLDVMVNNAGIVGAVGPIANTSAEQWDKTIAVLLRGVFLGMKHASRVMSPRKTGAILSIASTAGVVGGLGPHAYTAAKHAVVGLTKSVASELAPLGIRVNAVAPGNTVTAMTSSVITGDPNATAKTEQQIKAGSALGIAGMPSDIANALLYLASEEARYVTAHTLVVDAGQTSAIGRTVFHDAPNEVIREAGKREK; the protein is encoded by the coding sequence ATGGCAGGGCGACTCGAAGGCAAGGTGGTGGTTGTTACGGGCGCGGCGTCGGGCATCGGCGCCGAGACCGCGCGCGTGTTCGTGGCGAACGGTGCGCGCGTCGTCGTCGCGGACTTCCAGGAGGAAGCGGGCGCGAAGGTCGCCGCGCAGCTCGGCGAGCGCGCGCGATTCATCCGCTGCGACGTGACGAAGGAGGCGGACGTCGCCGCGGCGGTGGACCTCGCGGTGAGCGCGTTCGGTCAGCTCGACGTGATGGTGAACAACGCCGGCATCGTGGGCGCGGTGGGGCCGATCGCGAACACCAGCGCCGAGCAGTGGGACAAGACGATCGCGGTGCTGCTGCGCGGCGTGTTCCTCGGCATGAAGCACGCTTCGCGCGTGATGAGCCCGCGCAAGACGGGCGCGATTCTCTCGATCGCGAGCACCGCGGGCGTCGTCGGTGGTCTCGGCCCGCACGCCTACACCGCGGCGAAGCATGCGGTCGTCGGCCTCACCAAGTCCGTTGCGTCGGAGCTCGCGCCGCTCGGCATTCGCGTGAACGCGGTCGCGCCGGGCAACACCGTCACGGCGATGACGAGCTCAGTCATTACGGGTGATCCGAACGCGACGGCGAAGACCGAGCAGCAGATCAAGGCGGGCTCGGCGCTCGGGATCGCGGGCATGCCGAGCGACATCGCGAACGCGCTGCTCTACCTCGCGAGTGAGGAAGCGCGTTACGTCACTGCGCACACCCTCGTGGTCGACGCGGGCCAGACCAGCGCGATCGGGCGCACCGTGTTCCACGACGCACCGAACGAGGTGATCCGCGAGGCGGGCAAGCGCGAGAAGTAA